The following are encoded in a window of Chryseobacterium sp. genomic DNA:
- a CDS encoding DUF3606 domain-containing protein — MESKIIPLKKLGVSPAELKAAVKSVGNSADKVKAYLKNGK; from the coding sequence ATGGAGAGTAAGATTATACCCCTAAAAAAATTGGGAGTCTCACCTGCAGAACTTAAAGCTGCGGTAAAGTCAGTAGGCAACAGTGCAGATAAAGTGAAAGCTTATCTGAAAAACGGGAAATAA
- a CDS encoding T9SS type A sorting domain-containing protein, which produces MKKQLYLLLLTTVTTLATAQTYSWQWAKAGGGDTGSAGGSGFYETRDEMIRDVVVDNNNNSYHLTAIYPQNPNINGTAVTSYHQKDLLLFSLDCQGNLRWSTTIGGYSDSENAWKLAVDNEGGLYMMFNAFNQVEASSPSTMEPIHFDPTHTIPKIQLTYPYGASTDPGFKTSYLLKYNTSTGNLAWSKPLQGNVAMQQNYSDNGVWYMDSGKNIHAIVGFLAGTHFNDYITVPANFTNAYQYYLIKFNYDNGNMTPAPNPLLLPISGFLSPGIFSGKVQMLYDEVLNRYYVAGSTSASFQDYQPLSYNDTPLSNDGYVLAFDGSTGTEVWRKEFTTSANGSVNTSPDEKIYSLIKDSNSNIYLSGRYFHIGTPAATFGTTPLPYVQPGQQNFVMKMDPSGNILWTKIPTSNNMDSSFTRSMRARLAINVNEIAFVKGTTLNEIWDSFSVTSPQNDQPNSLLVRLNKDTGNAIGLHPILSAYGTADELTSVAVDNDGNYVVGGYFHSDIFTDPNDNIPTISYNANGKSQFYVAKLAKSACSAMATTETELDSHISFYPNPTQDEVQVSTKDTPKSWEIYGMTGQIVSKGAFNRGSNRINMSQLATGTYMVKVETEKGTLTGKVIKK; this is translated from the coding sequence ATGAAAAAACAACTTTACCTTTTACTCCTCACCACTGTAACCACCCTCGCTACTGCCCAAACTTATAGTTGGCAGTGGGCCAAAGCCGGGGGCGGTGATACAGGTTCCGCAGGTGGATCGGGGTTTTACGAAACCAGAGACGAGATGATTCGCGATGTGGTAGTGGACAATAACAATAACTCCTACCATCTTACCGCTATATATCCACAGAATCCAAATATTAACGGTACTGCTGTAACCTCTTATCACCAAAAGGATCTTCTGCTCTTCTCTCTGGACTGTCAGGGGAATCTCCGCTGGTCCACCACCATAGGCGGGTATAGTGATAGTGAAAATGCATGGAAACTGGCGGTGGATAATGAGGGTGGTCTCTATATGATGTTCAACGCTTTTAACCAGGTGGAAGCAAGTTCTCCATCTACAATGGAACCTATACATTTTGATCCTACCCACACTATACCCAAGATCCAACTAACCTATCCGTACGGAGCGTCCACTGATCCTGGATTCAAAACTTCCTATTTACTGAAGTACAATACCAGTACCGGAAATTTAGCCTGGAGCAAACCGTTACAGGGGAATGTGGCCATGCAACAAAATTATTCAGATAACGGTGTGTGGTATATGGACTCAGGAAAAAACATTCATGCAATAGTTGGATTTCTGGCCGGAACACATTTTAACGACTACATTACCGTTCCGGCAAATTTTACCAACGCTTATCAGTACTACCTGATAAAATTCAATTATGATAACGGTAATATGACCCCTGCGCCCAATCCCTTACTGTTGCCAATTAGCGGCTTTCTATCTCCCGGCATTTTTTCAGGTAAAGTGCAAATGCTTTATGATGAAGTATTAAACAGATATTATGTTGCGGGCAGCACAAGTGCAAGCTTTCAGGACTACCAGCCTTTGAGTTACAATGACACTCCACTTTCAAATGACGGTTACGTGCTGGCATTCGATGGAAGCACAGGAACTGAAGTGTGGCGAAAGGAATTTACTACTTCGGCTAACGGAAGCGTAAACACGTCTCCAGACGAAAAAATTTATTCGCTTATAAAGGACAGTAATTCCAACATCTATCTGTCTGGCCGATATTTTCACATTGGTACACCAGCCGCAACCTTTGGAACCACTCCTCTTCCCTATGTACAACCCGGCCAACAGAACTTTGTAATGAAAATGGATCCATCCGGCAACATACTATGGACTAAAATACCTACAAGTAACAATATGGACTCTAGTTTTACGCGATCCATGAGAGCACGCCTTGCCATAAACGTTAATGAGATCGCATTTGTAAAAGGTACCACCCTAAACGAAATTTGGGACAGTTTTTCAGTAACCAGCCCGCAAAACGACCAACCCAACTCGCTGCTGGTAAGACTGAACAAAGACACGGGTAATGCCATTGGACTGCATCCGATATTGAGTGCTTACGGTACCGCTGATGAACTTACCTCCGTGGCGGTGGATAATGACGGAAACTATGTAGTAGGTGGGTATTTTCATTCGGATATCTTTACGGATCCCAATGACAATATCCCTACGATTTCCTATAATGCAAACGGAAAGTCACAATTTTACGTAGCCAAGCTGGCAAAATCGGCCTGCAGCGCCATGGCTACTACCGAAACAGAACTGGACAGCCATATTTCCTTCTACCCCAATCCCACACAGGATGAAGTGCAGGTTAGCACCAAAGACACCCCAAAATCCTGGGAGATCTACGGCATGACGGGACAAATCGTAAGTAAAGGAGCCTTCAACCGCGGCAGCAACCGGATAAACATGAGTCAGTTGGCCACAGGCACCTATATGGTAAAGGTTGAAACCGAAAAAGGTACCCTTACCGGCAAGGTGATTAAAAAATAA